A stretch of DNA from Methanobrevibacter gottschalkii DSM 11977:
TAAATTATATCCTTCTGCAAGTAATGTGTTCCATTTATCACAATTGCCTGCCAATGATATTTATATGATAATTGCTTTGCTGATTATTAGTTTTATAATTGTATTGTTTATAAATGGATATGAATGGAATATTGTTAGATTTTCAATTGATAAAAAGGAGGATCTTCCGGAATTTAGTAATGTATTAAAAATGTTTGTCAACGGAGTAAAATATTTCCTTGTCAATGTTGCATACAATATTATTCCGATTGTACTTTTAATAATTGGATTAGCATTATTTAATGAATCATACAGTCCAATTATTATATTGATTTCAGTATTATTGTTCTTAATTGCTTATTTTATCTTAATTATGGCATTAAATAATATGGTTGCACATGATAGTATTAAAAAAGCATTTGATTTAAGGGAAATAACTAAGAACATTTCAAATCTCGGATGGGGAAAATATATAGGAATTATAGTATTTACTTTAATTGTATATCTTGTTATAATGGTTGCTGTAGGAGTTATCTTATTTTTTATAACA
This window harbors:
- a CDS encoding DUF4013 domain-containing protein; translated protein: MTSITDCVVEGLKYPFNDLKKVLSFGVLFALINLISLDITTKFIDAVIKYSKLYPSASNVFHLSQLPANDIYMIIALLIISFIIVLFINGYEWNIVRFSIDKKEDLPEFSNVLKMFVNGVKYFLVNVAYNIIPIVLLIIGLALFNESYSPIIILISVLLFLIAYFILIMALNNMVAHDSIKKAFDLREITKNISNLGWGKYIGIIVFTLIVYLVIMVAVGVILFFITVFIISAITDQSMIISIFLAIIEGLFILPYVEIFFSRVFGSIYRESIK